From Chloroflexota bacterium, one genomic window encodes:
- a CDS encoding ABC transporter permease — translation MNRRLIGLMRKEFIQFFRDKALVLLILYTFVEIAICGWALTLEVRNMPIAVYDGDRSAESRALVDAFARLDNFRLVAQVDRPGDLDRLMDEGQVQFALVIPPDFSRDLQAGRTAQVQLLLDGSNSSIAGQAMAVTAGLLRDYNERIILARVERVGQGGHGFLPRVRNQIRIWYMPQLKYVHFIMLTMLAISVLLLGVLVPAAAIVREKEAGTFEQLMITPITGVELIAAKILPMILLKLVGLTIGVAMSMWLFGVPLRGSLWLFYGISVLMFLSSSGIGVLMGTIAQNMQQTLLLAFFILFPLAFLSGTMVPISNMPRAMQWLTYLSPLRYYVEAMLGIFLKGIGLEILWPQALALAIYGLALLGVSTLRFRRSLA, via the coding sequence ATGAACCGTCGCCTGATCGGCCTCATGCGCAAGGAGTTCATCCAGTTCTTCCGGGATAAGGCGCTGGTGCTCCTCATCCTCTACACGTTTGTGGAGATCGCCATCTGCGGCTGGGCGCTGACGCTGGAGGTGCGGAACATGCCCATCGCGGTGTACGACGGCGATCGCTCGGCGGAGAGCCGGGCGCTGGTGGACGCCTTCGCCCGGCTGGATAATTTCCGCCTGGTGGCCCAGGTGGACAGGCCTGGGGATCTCGATCGCCTGATGGACGAGGGGCAGGTGCAGTTCGCACTGGTCATTCCCCCCGATTTCAGCCGCGACCTACAGGCGGGGAGGACGGCGCAGGTGCAGTTGTTGCTGGATGGCTCCAACAGCAGCATTGCCGGGCAGGCCATGGCGGTCACCGCGGGCCTGTTGCGGGACTACAACGAGCGGATCATCCTGGCCCGGGTGGAGCGCGTGGGGCAGGGCGGCCATGGCTTTCTGCCACGGGTGAGGAACCAGATCCGGATCTGGTACATGCCGCAGCTCAAGTATGTGCACTTCATCATGCTGACCATGCTGGCCATCTCCGTGTTGTTGTTAGGGGTCCTCGTCCCGGCGGCTGCCATCGTACGTGAGAAGGAGGCCGGCACCTTTGAACAGTTGATGATCACGCCCATCACCGGGGTCGAGCTCATCGCGGCCAAGATCTTGCCCATGATCCTGCTCAAGCTGGTGGGGCTGACCATCGGGGTGGCCATGTCCATGTGGCTCTTCGGCGTGCCGTTGCGAGGCAGCCTGTGGCTCTTCTATGGCATCTCCGTTCTCATGTTTCTGAGCAGCAGCGGCATCGGCGTGTTGATGGGGACCATCGCACAGAACATGCAGCAGACGTTGCTGCTGGCCTTCTTTATCCTCTTCCCGCTGGCGTTCCTCTCCGGGACCATGGTGCCCATCAGCAACATGCCACGGGCGATGCAATGGCTGACGTATCTCAGCCCGCTGCGCTACTACGTGGAGGCCATGCTGGGGATCTTTCTCAAAGGAATCGGGCTGGAGATCCTCTGGCCCCAAGCTCTGGCGCTGGCGATTTACGGGCTGGCGCTGTTGGGGGTCAGCACGCTGCGTTTCCGGCGCAG
- a CDS encoding ABC transporter permease yields MSGVVSILKKEFREIWRDPYTLGIAIFLPLVLLLLFAYALNLDVKDIPMGVVDLDRSPESRLYIQVFVNTGSFDLKYYPATPDEAKRLLDRGKAQVVVLIPPNFSRTLAGGGTAVVQTLVDGTFPTSARVVQGYVDAINDAFTARLLAEHFASLGPGESLVAPAVMAVPQIRYNPALKSANFIVPGLIGVILMSFPPLLSALAIVREKERGSIQQIFVSPLRPWAFIVGKLIPYMIIAFGELVLILLTARYWFRVPMAGSVWLFLLASVPYVIGTVSIGLLVSTLTRSQLAAMLLALVLTFMPSFLFSGFMFPIFTMPTLLQIYSYFFPARYFTEITYGVFLKGVGLEVWLTQLAILALYTVALVTLASLRFKKKVG; encoded by the coding sequence ATGAGCGGCGTCGTGTCCATTCTTAAAAAGGAATTCCGGGAGATCTGGCGTGATCCCTATACCTTGGGCATCGCCATCTTCCTGCCGTTGGTGTTGCTTCTCCTGTTCGCCTATGCGCTGAACCTGGACGTGAAGGACATCCCGATGGGCGTGGTGGATCTGGATAGGAGCCCCGAGAGCCGCCTGTATATCCAGGTGTTCGTGAACACCGGCAGCTTCGATCTGAAGTATTATCCCGCCACCCCGGACGAGGCCAAACGTCTGCTCGACCGGGGGAAGGCCCAGGTGGTCGTGCTGATCCCACCGAACTTCTCTCGCACGCTGGCGGGCGGCGGGACGGCCGTGGTGCAGACGCTGGTGGATGGCACCTTCCCCACATCGGCCCGGGTGGTGCAGGGCTATGTGGACGCCATCAATGACGCCTTCACGGCCCGGCTGCTGGCCGAACACTTCGCCTCGCTGGGCCCTGGTGAGAGCCTGGTGGCCCCTGCGGTGATGGCGGTGCCCCAGATCCGCTACAATCCGGCTCTGAAGAGCGCCAACTTCATCGTGCCCGGCCTGATCGGCGTGATCCTGATGTCCTTTCCGCCCTTGCTCTCGGCCCTGGCGATCGTGCGTGAGAAGGAGCGCGGCTCCATCCAGCAGATCTTCGTCTCCCCGCTGCGGCCCTGGGCGTTCATCGTGGGCAAGCTGATCCCCTACATGATCATCGCCTTCGGCGAGCTGGTGCTCATCCTGTTGACGGCCCGCTATTGGTTCCGAGTGCCTATGGCCGGGAGCGTCTGGCTCTTCCTGCTGGCCTCGGTGCCCTATGTGATCGGCACCGTGAGCATCGGCCTGTTGGTCAGCACGCTGACCCGCAGCCAGCTGGCCGCCATGCTGCTGGCTCTTGTGCTCACCTTCATGCCCTCCTTCCTGTTCTCCGGCTTCATGTTCCCGATCTTCACCATGCCGACGCTGCTTCAGATCTACTCCTACTTCTTCCCGGCCCGCTACTTCACCGAGATCACGTACGGCGTGTTCCTCAAGGGCGTTGGGTTGGAGGTCTGGCTGACTCAGCTGGCCATCCTGGCGCTCTACACCGTGGCATTGGTGACCCTGGCCTCGTTGCGCTTCAAGAAGAAGGTGGGGTGA